TCTTATTTATTACACCTTATGCAGGTGTGGGACAGGTATGGATTAATACCAGTGAAAACTCCAGTGCAGTGAGTTTTAAGGATGTAAGCACCAGCGCTACCAAGATTTTTCTAGGTGCAAAGGTAAAACTTCTCCTTGTTAATTTAGTCGTTCAGGCAGACTTCTCTGATGTGAATATGTATAGTGCAAGGGTTAATGTAGGGTTTTAGGAAAGACAGTAAGCAGTGAACAGTAAGCAGTAAGCAGATTAAAGGCAGAAGCAAGAATAGAGAAGTTAGAAGCAAGATAAAACAAGTAACCCCACCCTCACCCTTGCCCTCTCCCTGAGGGAGAGGGTGCTTAGGTTATTTATTCCCTCCCCGACACTGAATGGGGGAGGGTTAGGGTGGGGATGGGGTTATTCGCATGAGTCTTTTAAAGAAAAAATCAGAAAAGATATACACATGGCAGGACTACCTTACATGGCCTGATGATGAGAGGTGGGAGGTGATTGACGGGAAGGCGTATGATATGTCGCCATCACCTTCATCCAGCCATCAAAGGTTTGTGTTGAACTTTGCAACTATTCTTAAATCAAAACTTACTGGTGGTAAATGCAAGGTCTTTATTGCCCCTCTTGACGTATATCTCGATGATTATAATTTTGTTCAACCAGATGTCATGGTTGTGTGTGATGAGAAAAAGATAAAAGACAGGATATATGGTGCCCCTGATCTGATTATAGAGGTCTTATCACCTTCAACTTCCCTAAAAGATAAAAGAGATAAGAAGGCACTATACGAGAAATTTAAGGTAAGGGAGTATATTGTAGTTGAACCTGAGGGGATGGTTGTTGAGAAGAATTGCCTTATCTCAGGAAAATATAAGGGGCCATTCATACTTGGCAGTCAAGAGGTGCTGCGACTTGCATCTCTTGATAAGATTGAGGTACCGCTTTGGGAGGTTTTTGAAGTTTCGCCGCCTGCAGAAGAAAGTGAACAGTAAGCAGTGAGCAGTAAGCAGATTAAAGGCAGAAGCAAGAAGTTAGAAGCAAGAAAAAAACAAGGAATCCCACCCTCACCCGGACCCTCTCCCTGAGGGAGAGGGTGCATAGATTCCCTCCCCGACACTGAATGGGGGAGGGTTAGGGTGGGGATGGGGTTATTCGTATGAGTCTTTTAAAGAAAAAATCAGAAAAGGTATACACATGGCAGGACTATCTTACATGGCCTGATGATGAGAGGTGGGAGGTTATTGATGGTAAGGCGTATGATATGTCACCATCACCAACACCAAGGCATCAATCTATCGCAGGCAACTTTTATTTTATAATAAAAGAAAAGTTAAAAGGTAATCCATGCAAGGTTTTTATGGCTCCTCTTGACGTATACTTTGATGATTATAATTTTGTTCAACCGGATGTCATGGTTGTATGTGATGAGAAGAAGATAAAAGACAGGATATATGGTCCCCCGGATTTGATTATAGAGGTCTTATCCCCTTCAACTTCACTAAGAGATAAAAGGGATAAAAAGGCGCTATATGAGAAGTTTAAGGTAAGAGAATATATTGTTGTTGACCCAGAGGGGATGGTTGTTGAGAAGAACTGTCTTATATCAGGAAGATT
This portion of the Nitrospirota bacterium genome encodes:
- a CDS encoding Uma2 family endonuclease, with product MSLLKKKSEKIYTWQDYLTWPDDERWEVIDGKAYDMSPSPSSSHQRFVLNFATILKSKLTGGKCKVFIAPLDVYLDDYNFVQPDVMVVCDEKKIKDRIYGAPDLIIEVLSPSTSLKDKRDKKALYEKFKVREYIVVEPEGMVVEKNCLISGKYKGPFILGSQEVLRLASLDKIEVPLWEVFEVSPPAEESEQ
- a CDS encoding Uma2 family endonuclease; amino-acid sequence: MSLLKKKSEKVYTWQDYLTWPDDERWEVIDGKAYDMSPSPTPRHQSIAGNFYFIIKEKLKGNPCKVFMAPLDVYFDDYNFVQPDVMVVCDEKKIKDRIYGPPDLIIEVLSPSTSLRDKRDKKALYEKFKVREYIVVDPEGMVVEKNCLISGRFKGPFILGSTEVLRLASLEKMEVPLWEVFEVSPPAEESEQ